One Ananas comosus cultivar F153 linkage group 23, ASM154086v1, whole genome shotgun sequence genomic window carries:
- the LOC109727838 gene encoding uncharacterized protein LOC109727838 has protein sequence MERFLVAILFVSAVVGASSASSRVLLVDGAAPTSPTLSPPPKSDLAESGKGSPPIHASDSSNSSINPENKDGKNQTVTLAPPSGPGSKDPRGANLAPPSGPERTEQQGGPESLAPPVGPGNKDPTLVPPAKPETQKPLPPPLPSTGDDGKNNKDTKQTEITDKIQEETCDAAVEKCRIDDEKFVACLKHYGNALNKLYLLVQNTGKNTIPVDIKSPPFVTLVINNTVVKHIELSKQVSKQVNISVLSSSSSGEIVLKAGKGECSLHVNPSISNGIPFEWLASYATLLTPVYGAYLLILSVIIAGGVWACCKFSRGRRADTGVPYRQLEMGGIPQTDTTVMENANSVDGWENSWDDDWDEEEAVVKASEKAPAGSASTNGLSSRSRNNSNKDGWDVDWDD, from the exons ATGGAGAGGTTCCTTGTGGCGATCCTCTTCGTTTCCGCCGTTGTTGGAGCATCGAGCGCGTCTTCTAGGGTTTTGCTGGTTGATGGCGCG GCTCCTACGTCGCCTACTCTGAGCCCTCCCCCGAAGAGCGATCTCGCCGAATCGGGAAAGGGTAGTCCACCAATTCATGCTTCTGATAGCTCTAATTCGTCTATAAACCCTGAAAATAAGGATGGGAAGAATCAAACGGTGACTTTGGCGCCGCCGAGTGGACCGGGAAGTAAGGATCCACGGGGAGCCAATTTGGCGCCGCCGAGTGGGCCGGAGAGGACGGAACAGCAAGGTGGCCCGGAGAGCTTGGCGCCGCCTGTTGGACCGGGGAATAAAGATCCGACCTTGGTACCGCCCGCCAAGCCGGAAACACAGAAACCGCTGCCACCGCCACTGCCGAGTACTGGGGACGATGGAAAGAATAATAAAGATACGAAACAAACCGAAATTACGGATAAGATTCAGGAGGAAACGTGCGATGCGGCGGTGGAGAAGTGTCGCATTGATGATGAAAAGTTTGTCGCTTGTCTCAAGCATTATGGTAATG CTTTGAACAAATTATACCTCTTAGTCCAGAATACGGGGAAGAATACCATACCTGTGGATATTAAGTCGCCACCTTTTGTCACTCTTGTTATAAACAATACTGTTGTCAAGCATATTGAACTATCCAAGCAAGTCTCAAAACAG GTGAATATTTCAGTGCTAAGTAGTTCAAGTAGTGGAGAGATTGTTTTAAAGGCTGGGAAAGGAGAGTGCTCTCTTCATGTTAATCCGTCCATTTCAAACGGGATTCCCTTTGAGTGGCTCGCTTCTTACGCGACACTTCTCACTCCAGTTTACGGTGCCTACTTACTAATTCTCTCTGTGATAATAGCCGGAGGTGTATGGGCTTGTTGTAAATTTAGTAGGGGGCGGAGGGCTGATACGGGCGTCCCGTATAGGCAACTCGAGATGGGAGGAATCCCTCAGACAGATACAACAGTCATGGAGAATGCAAATAGTGTCGATGGGTGGGAGAACAGTTGGGACGACGATTGGGATGAGGAAGAAGCCGTAGTAAAGGCTTCAGAAAAAGCACCTGCAGGAAGTGCTTCTACGAATGGCCTCTCGTCGAGGTCTCgcaacaacagcaacaaagACGGTTGGGATGTCGATTGGGACGATTAG
- the LOC109727839 gene encoding U-box domain-containing protein 62-like isoform X2 — MASAENGMSSRVLFQGDASFPFSRGGGDQAAGRKPSATAAAAPSFALSGDKLFSGHRDARFFRLDDEDEEDDDDDVDEEEEDEDVDEGDGLVSVDEVNHKAGNNSSGSVQSSSEKIHGERENSQEHHFSFGFSRGTMGKDVNDGRRNLNEEHYQRGPMDGYENAITVVEPEPYYSHVLNQENGSPAPSQKEVAEENGCGLSVRREGLVAAGYWESLRTHLSDPLTGTLMDDAMILPCGHSFGSSGMQHVYRMKACCKCAQSISEDSVRPNFALRSAVQAFLREEESHSLKASKRKRDRLELEKCGYDDPSHVDFSRGKGVQFPFAVSDRVIIKVCREDIGQCREC, encoded by the exons ATGGCGTCGGCGGAGAACGGGATGAGCTCTCGCGTGCTGTTCCAAGGCGACGCCTCCTTTCCCTtctcccgcggcggcggcgaccagGCTGCGGGTCGGAAACCTAGCGCGACCGCCGCCGCGGCCCCCAGCTTCGCTCTGAGCGGCGACAAACTGTTCTCCGGCCATCGCGACGCGCGGTTCTTCCGGTTggacgacgaggacgaggaggacgacgacgatgatgtggacgaggaggaggaagatgaagacGTGGACGAAGGGGATGGCCTCGTCTCTGTCGACGAGGTCAATCACAAGGCTGGCAACAACAGCAGCGGTAGTGTGCAGAGTAGCTCGGAGAAGATCCATGGAGAGAGGGAGAATTCGCAGGAGCACCATTTCTCTTTCG GATTCAGTAGAGGAACTATGGGAAAGGATGTTAACGACGGGAGGCGAAATTTGAACGAAGAACACTACCAACGGGGCCCGATGGATGGTTATGAGAATGCTATAACTGTTGTGGAACCCGAACCATACTATTCTCATGTTTTAAATCAGGAAAATGGGTCACCTGCTCCCTCGCAGAAGGAGGTGGCAGAGGAGAATGGATGTGGGTTGAGTGTAAGAAGAGAAGGATTGGTTGCAGCTGGTTATTGGGAATCTTTGAGGACTCACCTCTCTGATCCGTTAAC AGGTACTCTTATGGATGATGCAATGATACTGCCATGTGGACATTCTTTTGGAAGTAGCGGAATGCAACATGTGTATAGAATG AAAGCTTGCTGCAAATGTGCTCAGTCTATTTCAGAAGACTCAGTCCGGCCAAACTTTG CTCTTCGCTCTGCAGTTCAGGCATTTCTTCGAGAAGAAGAGTCGCATTCACTGAAAGCATCGAAGAGGAAAAGAGATCGTCTTGAACTG GAAAAATGTGGTTACGATGATCCTTCTCACGTGGATTTTTCTCGGGGTAAAGGAGTTCAGTTTCCATTTGCTGTCTCTGACCGTGTTATAATCAAG GTATGTCGTGAAGACATTGGACAATGCAGAGAGTGTTAA
- the LOC109727790 gene encoding probable LRR receptor-like serine/threonine-protein kinase IRK codes for MRYPVPHFVSIVVLLLLLIPCISQSLDAPLSEDLLGLIVFKSDLADPFSKLASWDEDDDDPCGWDGVSCNPRARRVVELSLSGFSLSGKLNRGLLQLQALRKLSLARNNFSGALNPRLAQMESLWSVDLSENALSGPIPDEFFAQCRSIRALNLAKNGFFGQIPGSLGSCSTLVALNLSSNRLSGALPSSLWSLYGLRSLDLSDNSLAGEIPWGVNRLYNLRSISLRGNRLNGKVPEDIGGCLQLKSIDFGVNLLYGNIPESMRNLSLCSYLSLGSNSLAGEVPSWIGDLRSLVSLDLSNNGFSGSVPDSVGNLIFLKRLDFSANRLGGSLPESMGNCRSLIEVDFNWNSLMGNLPKWVFKLGLQRISLSGNQMTGAIEVPSNTQQSLTILDLSSNAFYGGIPINFASIYGLKLLNLSFNSLSGSIPVSIGDLKSLEVLDLKKSKLTGEIPTQIGNCSLLTSLILSQNNLTGPIPAAMANLTNIQIIDLSFNNLTGPIPKKFSDIPHLISFNISHNLFSGDLPSGNFFNTIPPSSVSDNPGICGGVVNKSCPGVLPKPIVLNPNSSSANSNSSNPVFSSDFLKHKKIIFSISVLIAIGAAALIAIGVITITILNIRVRSAAARSAAALALVDDYYSRSPSHDSNSGKLVMFSSNDPDFNFGDHAILNKNCELGRGGFGTVYKTILKDGRNMAIKKLTVSSLVKSQEDFEREVKKLGKLRHPNLVTLEGYYWTPSLQLLMYEFIPGGSLYKHLHESSGLIHLSWQERFDTILGIARSLAHLHRMNVIHYNLKSSNILIDGSGEAKVADYGLAKLLPTLDRYVLSSKVQSALGYMAPEFALKTVKITEKCDVYGFGVLVLEIVTGRRPVEYLEDDVVVLCDVVRGALEGGRAEGCMDERLGGKFPVEEAVPVVKLGLICTSQVPSNRPEMTEVVKILEMIRCPQDSLEEELG; via the exons ATGAGGTACCCGGTCCCCCATTTCGTTTccatcgtcgtcctcctcctcctcctcatccccTGCATCTCCCAATCCCTCGACGCGCCGCTGAGCGAGGACCTCCTCGGCCTCATCGTCTTCaaatccgacctcgccgacccCTTCTCCAAGCTAGCCTCCTgggacgaggacgacgacgaccccTGCGGCTGGGACGGGGTCAGCTGTAACCCTAGAGCCCGCCGCGTCGTGGAGCTCTCCCTCAGCGGCTTCTCCCTCTCGGGGAAGCTCAACCGCGGCTTGCTCCAGCTGCAAGCGCTGCGGAAGCTCTCCCTCGCGAGGAACAACTTCTCCGGAGCCCTCAACCCCAGGCTCGCCCAGATGGAGAGCTTGTGGTCCGTGGATCTCAGCGAGAATGCCCTCTCGGGCCCGATCCCCGACGAGTTCTTCGCGCAATGTAGGTCGATTAGAGCTCTCAACCTTGCTAAAAATGGTTTCTTTGGGCAGATTCCGGGGAGCTTGGGCTCTTGCTCGACCCTGGTGGCGTTGAATCTCTCGTCGAATCGGCTCTCGGGCGCTTTGCCGAGCTCTTTGTGGTCTTTGTACGGCCTCCGATCGCTCGATTTGTCGGATAATTCATTGGCGGGGGAGATCCCGTGGGGGGTTAATCGGCTTTATAATCTGAGGAGTATTAGTTTGAGAGGGAATCGGCTAAACGGTAAAGTTCCTGAAGACATCGGAGGATGCTTGCAATTAAAATCTATTGATTTCGGCGTGAATTTGCTTTATGGCAACATTCCTGAATCAATGAGGAACCTCTCTTTGTGTAGTTACTTGAGCCTGGGATCGAATTCCCTTGCAGGAGAAGTCCCTTCGTGGATCGGAGACTTGAGGAGTTTGGTGAGTTTGGATCTTTCAAATAATGGGTTCTCCGGAAGTGTCCCTGATTCAGTTGGCAATCTCATTTTCTTAAAAAGACTCGATTTTTCCGCGAATAGACTCGGCGGGAGCTTGCCGGAATCAATGGGCAATTGTAGAAGCTTAATAGAGGTCGATTTTAACTGGAATTCTTTGATGGGTAATCTCCCAAAATGGGTTTTCAAATTGGGACTGCAGAGGATCTCACTCTCAGGGAATCAAATGACCGGGGCTATCGAAGTTCCTTCTAATACTCAGCAATCTTTGACCATTTTGGATTTGTCTTCTAATGCCTTCTATGGTGGAATTCCGATTAATTTCGCGAGCATTTACGGATTAAAGCTCTTGAATTTATCGTTTAATTCGCTCTCGGGATCTATCCCCGTAAGCATTGGAGACTTGAAATCATTGGAAGTGCTTGATCTAAAAAAGAGCAAACTCACCGGAGAAATCCCAACGCAAATAGGAAATTGCTCTCTCCTAACATCCTT GATACTATCACAAAACAACCTGACAGGTCCAATACCTGCGGCTATGGCCAACCTAACCAATATTCAGATCATAGATCTCTCCTTTAATAACCTAACAGGCCCCATTCCTAAAAAATTCTCTGACATCCCCCACCTTATCTCCTTCAACATCTCCCATAACCTCTTCTCCGGCGACCTCCCTTCCGGGAACTTCTTCAACACCATCCCACCCTCCTCTGTATCGGACAACCCTGGAATTTGTGGTGGAGTCGTCAACAAATCTTGCCCTGGGGTCCTCCCCAAGCCAATCGTCCTCAACCCTAATTCCTCCTCCGCGAATTCTAATTCCTCGAACCCGGTTTTCTCCTCGGATTTCCTTAAACACAAGAAGATAATCTTTAGCATCTCGGTTCTCATTGCCATCGGAGCGGCCGCCCTTATCGCGATCGGTGTGATCACCATTACGATTCTAAACATTAGGGTCCGGTCTGCCGCGGCCCGTTCGGCGGCAGCATTGGCCCTGGTGGATGATTACTACAGCCGTTCTCCTAGTCATGATTCAAACTCTGGAAAGCTTGTGATGTTCTCTAGTAACGACCCGGACTTCAATTTCGGAGATCATGCCATCCTAAACAAGAATTGTGAGCTCGGTCGTGGAGGCTTTGGTACTGTATATAAAACCATTCTCAAAGATGGGCGTAATATGGCCATCAAGAAGCTCACCGTCTCGAGTTTGGTGAAGTCCCAAGAAGATTTTGAGAGGGAGGTAAAGAAGCTAGGTAAACTGAGGCACCCTAACTTGGTTACTCTTGAAGGCTATTATTGGACCCCATCTTTGCAACTACTTATGTATGAGTTTATCCCTGGTGGTAGCCTATACAAACACCTCCACGAGAGCTCGGGTTTGATCCACCTCTCGTGGCAAGAGAGGTTCGATACTATACTTGGTATTGCGAGGAGTTTAGCTCACCTCCATAGGATGAATGTAATTCACTACAATCTTAAATCAAGCAATATACTTATCGATGGGTCGGGTGAAGCCAAGGTTGCAGACTACGGATTGGCGAAGCTACTGCCGACGCTCGACCGATATGTATTAAGTAGCAAAGTGCAAAGCGCGCTTGGGTATATGGCACCAGAATTTGCTCTGAAAACTGTGAAGATCACCGAGAAGTGCGATGTCTATGGGTTTGGAGTTCTGGTTCTTGAGATAGTGACGGGGAGGCGGCCGGTGGAGTACTTGGAGGATGATGTGGTTGTGCTCTGCGATGTGGTGAGGGGGGCATTGGAGGGAGGGAGGGCGGAAGGGTGCATGGATGAGCGGCTCGGTGGGAAGTTCCCCGTGGAGGAGGCGGTGCCGGTCGTGAAATTAGGGTTGATTTGCACGTCACAGGTGCCGTCGAACCGTCCTGAAATGACCGAAGTGGTGAAGATTTTGGAGATGATAAGGTGCCCACAAGATAGCCTAGAGGAAGAACTGGGTTAA
- the LOC109727839 gene encoding U-box domain-containing protein 62-like isoform X1 has product MASAENGMSSRVLFQGDASFPFSRGGGDQAAGRKPSATAAAAPSFALSGDKLFSGHRDARFFRLDDEDEEDDDDDVDEEEEDEDVDEGDGLVSVDEVNHKAGNNSSGSVQSSSEKIHGERENSQEHHFSFGFSRGTMGKDVNDGRRNLNEEHYQRGPMDGYENAITVVEPEPYYSHVLNQENGSPAPSQKEVAEENGCGLSVRREGLVAAGYWESLRTHLSDPLTGTLMDDAMILPCGHSFGSSGMQHVYRMKACCKCAQSISEDSVRPNFALRSAVQAFLREEESHSLKASKRKRDRLELEKCGYDDPSHVDFSRGKGVQFPFAVSDRVIIKGNKRTPHRFVGRMAIVTTQCLNGWYVVKTLDNAESVKLQYRSLAKVSDDQASSIIPNKTHNPNWL; this is encoded by the exons ATGGCGTCGGCGGAGAACGGGATGAGCTCTCGCGTGCTGTTCCAAGGCGACGCCTCCTTTCCCTtctcccgcggcggcggcgaccagGCTGCGGGTCGGAAACCTAGCGCGACCGCCGCCGCGGCCCCCAGCTTCGCTCTGAGCGGCGACAAACTGTTCTCCGGCCATCGCGACGCGCGGTTCTTCCGGTTggacgacgaggacgaggaggacgacgacgatgatgtggacgaggaggaggaagatgaagacGTGGACGAAGGGGATGGCCTCGTCTCTGTCGACGAGGTCAATCACAAGGCTGGCAACAACAGCAGCGGTAGTGTGCAGAGTAGCTCGGAGAAGATCCATGGAGAGAGGGAGAATTCGCAGGAGCACCATTTCTCTTTCG GATTCAGTAGAGGAACTATGGGAAAGGATGTTAACGACGGGAGGCGAAATTTGAACGAAGAACACTACCAACGGGGCCCGATGGATGGTTATGAGAATGCTATAACTGTTGTGGAACCCGAACCATACTATTCTCATGTTTTAAATCAGGAAAATGGGTCACCTGCTCCCTCGCAGAAGGAGGTGGCAGAGGAGAATGGATGTGGGTTGAGTGTAAGAAGAGAAGGATTGGTTGCAGCTGGTTATTGGGAATCTTTGAGGACTCACCTCTCTGATCCGTTAAC AGGTACTCTTATGGATGATGCAATGATACTGCCATGTGGACATTCTTTTGGAAGTAGCGGAATGCAACATGTGTATAGAATG AAAGCTTGCTGCAAATGTGCTCAGTCTATTTCAGAAGACTCAGTCCGGCCAAACTTTG CTCTTCGCTCTGCAGTTCAGGCATTTCTTCGAGAAGAAGAGTCGCATTCACTGAAAGCATCGAAGAGGAAAAGAGATCGTCTTGAACTG GAAAAATGTGGTTACGATGATCCTTCTCACGTGGATTTTTCTCGGGGTAAAGGAGTTCAGTTTCCATTTGCTGTCTCTGACCGTGTTATAATCAAG GGAAACAAGAGGACCCCGCATCGTTTTGTGGGACGTATGGCAATTGTAACAACACAATGCTTAAATGGATG GTATGTCGTGAAGACATTGGACAATGCAGAGAGTGTTAAGTTGCAGTATCGATCTCTGGCAAAGGTTTCAGACGATCAGGCCTCCAGCATCATCCCAAATAAAACCCATAACCCGAACTGGTTGTAA